The following proteins are encoded in a genomic region of Drosophila miranda strain MSH22 chromosome 4, D.miranda_PacBio2.1, whole genome shotgun sequence:
- the LOC108161593 gene encoding uncharacterized protein LOC108161593, with amino-acid sequence MSNSILTKDGFSRLSPYTQIAIGAGTGFVTGYVLLKASQTVAVVAGASILVAQLAIQAGVIKTSAVETIVPQRNQSNQGRSVRVLPTVPNPQSTEARMEQLTKVYEIVAGSSRLCVAMFGGFLVGFGLA; translated from the exons ATGTCTAACAGTATTCTGACAAAAGATG GCTTCAGCAGGCTGTCACCGTACACCCAGATTGCCATTGGCGCTGGCACGGGTTTCGTCACGGGATACGTGCTGCTCAAGGCCAGCCAGACCGTGGCCGTTGTGGCAGGAGCATCGATCCTGGTTGCACAGCTGGCCATCCAGGCGGGAGTGATAAAAACAAGCGCCGTAGAAACGATCGTGCCGCAAAGGAACCAATCTAACCAAGGACGTAGTGTCCGTGTGCTGCCAACCGTCCCCAATCCCCAGTCCACGGAGGCGAGAATGGAACAGTTGACAAAGGTCTATGAAATAGTGGCTGGGAGTAGCCGGCTGTGCGTGGCCATGTTCGGCGGCTTCTTGGTGGGTTTTGGCCTGGCCTAA
- the LOC108161490 gene encoding uncharacterized protein LOC108161490, which translates to MSHNFGSKGALNGFGKQSPYCQIGIGAGTGLVIGYVFFKASKSVAIAAGASILIVQLAMESGLVNFEVETIVMHGHQLNPGNIHVMPNIASSNSWEAITEQLTKARDFLAGSQRMCVAMLGGFLVGFGLA; encoded by the exons ATGTCACACAATTTTGGGTCAAAAGGAG CTTTAAATGGCTTTGGCAAGCAATCACCATATTGCCAGATTGGGATTGGTGCGGGAACTGGTCTGGTCATCGGATACGTTTTCTTCAAGGCCAGTAAGTCCGTGGCCATTGCAGCAGGAGCATCGATACTGATTGTGCAGCTGGCAATGGAATCTGGATTGGTGAATTTCGAAGTCGAAACGATCGTGATGCACGGGCACCAACTAAATCCAGGCAACATCCATGTGATGCCAAACATTGCCTCTTCAAATTCTTGGGAGGCGATAACAGAACAGCTGACAAAGGCCCGTGATTTTTTGGCTGGAAGTCAACGCATGTGCGTTGCCATGCTCGGCGGCTTCTTGGTGGGTTTTGGACTGGCCTGA